The Naumovozyma dairenensis CBS 421 chromosome 1, complete genome genomic interval ATAGCAATCTCTCGTATAACCATTCAATAAGATCTTCGGTTCTCTTActgtttttattattgggGTCTCTTAATTGTGATTTCCAGTGATCCAGATATCGTTTCCAAGCAGTTAGATTCTGAGGATCCTTTTGTAGTTCATATTCAAATGCAAtgtcatcttcattcaaGAAAGCCTCCATATTCGAGCGCACCAGGGAAAAAACTGAGAActgaaaacaaaataagGACAGATAAGAAGTTCTGTTCGTCACTAATCTAATGATAAAACCAAACTTGCTCACGCAGTTCAATCAATCATGATCCAACTTACTACTCACTCTTTTCTCTTTGATTATAGCACTCTTCCCATCTTTCCATATTATAGACTGAAAAATCACCCACTGTTACCCGGTTCTCGGACCTCTTGTGTAAAATTATGATTTCTAACAGTAAATTATAGTATGTTGTTGTAGTAAGAGTATACtgtacaaaaaaaaaaaaggcaGCAACATCTCTTCATATAATAGGACATGGAAATGAGCCGGTCTTTACCTACTTGATTCATTGGAGTTTCTTTCCCTATTCCAATAAGCAGCTTATCATTAATAAGAACGGAATACACCACATTTAAAATAAATGTCCGGAACGAGAGAGCAAGTCTTCCCCACACGTATGACCTTGGGGGTCATGAAAACCAAATTGAAAGGTGCCAATCAAGgttattcattattaaagagGAAATCTGAGGCTCTAACTAAGAGATTCAGAGACATTACTAAGAGAATTGATGATGCCAAACAAAAAATGGGGAGAGTTATGCAGACTGCAGCTTTCTCATTGGCAGAAGTTTCTTACGCGACTGGTGAAAATATCGGGTATCAAGTGCAAGAAAGTGTATTGAATGCCAGATTTAAAGTTAGAGCTCGTCAAGAGAATGTTAGTGGTGTTTATTTACCACAATTTGAATCGTTTGTGGATCCAGAgattaatgattttaagTTGACGGGGTTGGGTCGTGGTGGTCAACAAGTGCAGCGTGCGAAGgaaatttattcaaaagCTGTGGAAACTTTGGTGGAATTGGCTTCGTTACAGACCGCTTTTATTATCTTGGATGAAGTTATTAAAGTGACGAATAGAAGAGTTAATGCTATTGAACATGTTATTATTCCAAGAACTGAAAATACAATTGCTTATATTAATAGTGAATTGGATGAATTAGATAGAGAAGAATTTTACAGATTAAAGAAAGTGcaggaaaagaaacaaaaagaaacgGCAAGACTcgatgaagaaatgaaaattaaACGACtagctgaagaagaaaaagcaAAGAACGAAAATCTAAATGAAGAAGGAAACGAGCAAGAAGTGAAAAATGAATCGAGCCCAGAAAGAGAAACAAGTGCACTTGTGGAAGAACATGAAGAAGATGTCATTTTCTGATTATAAAACATTACGAGTTATGATACTGGGGAATCGTAGTCAATTAAGCATGTTCGTGTGTAGAATTGGTATGCTTTTTGGAGGAGTAAAATCACTTATGAACATtcactattattatctgcATTTTTCTCGAAGGAagatatatacatataccCACTTTAAATAAGACCATTcgaaataatatatatagtaaACTGCTTATACAACTCTGATAACTGCAGAGTTCCAGCCCCTCTTAGCGAGTTCCAAGGGTTAAGCCAACTAATAACCCCAAAAGTCTATTATGGGGATTCTGTTCTCTGCGCGGTTACTTCACTTTCAATAGTGGAGTAACAATTATAGCTTACATCTTATAAACTTCGAGGATTTGTAATAAGAAGAACATTTTCGCCTTTGGCAAAATGAAAGTATACTCTCAAACTTGAAAGGTGAGTAACAGTGGCTACAGTCCTAAAAATTTGTTAGATTACTTTATCTTATCCAAATATGAAACTCTCATCCCTCTTACTTTCGTCGCTGCTTGTTATACCTTCCGTTACAGCTTTCCCATTCGAACCGATTAAAGTTCTTCAACTtggtgaagatgaaatcATTTCTGTAAAAGAATCTGATAAATGGTCACTGTTACGCAGAGGTATCAAGTTTATTGATATTACCAAATATCATAATAAAGAAGCTAAACTCTCTTTACCGtttttaaataagaaaccAAGTGAGACTGTCGTACCAGTATATGAATACCCAACCAATGTCACCCATTCTAAACTTGTCAATTCCATAACTTCCCAAATAGACAAAGGCTCCATGCATGAAAACCTTTCTAAATTAACTAGTTTTTTCACTCGTTATTATAAATCTGAAACAGGTTTCCAATCTGCTCAATGGTTATCTActaaaatcaatgaaataatgTCCAAATTACCAGAAGATAAATATTCCATTGAACATATAGATCATAAAGATTGGAAACAATTCTCCATAATTGTCAGAATCCACGGTTCTGAAACCCCAGAAAGTATCGTCGTTATGGGTTCACATCAAGATtctattaatttattacttCCTTCTATCCTTCCTGCTCCGGGTGCTGATGACAATGGGTCCGGTACAGTGACTAACTTGGAAGCATTAAGATTATACGTGGAACATTATTTAAGTGAGGGGAATGCTCCATTAAATACTATTGAATTCCATTTCTATTCAGCTGAAGAAGGTGGGTTATTAGGTTCCTTAGATGTTTTCACTCAGTATGCTGCCCTAGAGAAGAAAGTTGTTGCCATGTTACAACAAGATATGACTGGCTATGTGATGGATCCCGAAGATGAACATGTTGGTGTGATTACAGATTATACTACCCCTGGGTTGACtgattttattaaattaattatagaTTCTTACTTGGCAATCCCATACGTGGAAACTACTTGTGGTTACGCATGTAGTGACCATGGGAGTGCTACTAAAAATGGATTCCCCGCATCATTTGTCATTGAGGGAGAATTTAAGAAGactaataaatatatccaTAGTACGATGGATACTCTGGATAGATTAAGTTTTAACCATATGGCGGAACATGTTAAAATTGTAGTCGGAtccattattgaattagGTGATTGGAAATTCACGACTCATGTGTAGTTCCACGcctttttatattttattaagaGGTTTTTCTCTCTTCCtcatattaataatataagaCGGTAGTCACCAATCTTATATTTTACTAcattacatatatatatatatatagctATGTAATCTacagtaataatatttcaccTTTTTAGTTTGTTTTGACTGGCATTTTACAACGCGCCACGTCTTTTGTTGACTACTCTTCGAGATAGATAAGAAGACACGAAAACCAAAACATGAATGGAATTCGAAGTAGTTGcttgaattattatacaCCGTCAAAAGAAATGTATATTGAGGTTCCATTTTCCCactatttattattgttctGAGTTTATTTACAAAGAGTACTGATTGTTACTACTATAAACGAGTTCTTTTTATTGTTCCGTCAGCTCTATTAGAATGGagaataaagaaattacaaTTCAAAGTGTACCATTTTCAACCGTTTTAATACCGCCTCCATTAAGGCTGAACATACTGTTATTATCGGCAATTTGGCTCTGGTTTTccatattaaattttttatctaGATATCAAGTTGATGTGTCATCCATTGTAAGAATCAGAGACCCTCATGACATGCATATAGCACCTACTCATTATCAATTACAAACCAATGCTCGAAACTTTGCGACAAGTCTGACTAAGATCATACTTCCATTACATTTAATctcatcaatattatactatattTTCTCTCAACAGACAGAAGTgtccaataataatgttccATTTAACCTCTTAATACACAGTTTACCTTTGGTAGgattgattattatttccaCTACAATTATAAGACATGTCCctattatcaaatattgtGTGAAAAGGCTGAtattaattgaatcaaaACCAAGAAATTTACGTactacatatatattactttCAGATTCGTTGACTTCCATCGCAAAaccattaattgatttcaCTTTATTtacttcattattaattagCGAACCAATAACACATTTCGATCTCTTCATCGCATCATTACCTGTATTAATAAGAATTTTCCAATGTTTAAGAGAATATTATATCGCGGGAAATAAATCTATGCTAGCTAACGCTATGAAATATTGTTGTAATTTACCTATTTTAATTTGTACATGGTATTCAAGAGTTCACGAttcaaaaatgataaagaaaaattacgAATTAACatttcttctaataaattcttcatattcattCTTTTGGGATGTTAGAATGGATTGGTTGTTAgataatatcatcaatggGAAATTAAGAAGAAGTAAAATTGTCATGCCTGAATTTGTTTATCAAGTGGctatatttattgattttatCATAAGATATTGGTGGGTTTGGATAAGATTGTACGGAGGTAATAGTggttatatttttattttcttcgATGGAGAATTACAATACTTAGAGGTACTAAGAAGAGCAATTTGGGtagttttcaaattggaaTCTGAATAtgtaattaatttatttccTAAATAAAATACGTATCGTTAGGATTACATGATTGATAATGCtagataatttttctcaCAGACATGTATTTTAGGGCTGATAGGTTCCATCTGATTTTGCCTTTTCACTTCTTTCTATATTTATTGGCGTTGGCCTTTCTTTGATTTGCTCTTCTTTCATTCTTGGTTAAGTAtctaaattttttcttttgcttcttctttttctggGACTTATCTTTATCAGTAGTAgcgtcatcatcattcatTCCTAAGAATTTTGCATACTTAGTGGCTCTACTTATACTTTGTTTGAGTACCTTTTCAGATTGTTCTAATTTAACGTTATTCAATTTTgcaatatattcaaaattatcattaggTTCCAGACTTTCCACTTCCACAGTGGTATCATCAGAGTACACTGCAGTAATCTGTCCCTTAAGGATTGGTTTCACGCTCGAAGAATCTTCAGATTTTGTATTATCggcatcatcatcatcattatgaTCAGAAAACCCATTCCACGATTCGTCTGAATCAGAGTCtatatctttcttcttctcaGAGTTCTCACCAATCTTGGCATTATTTATgtcatcttcaatttccttCTGTATTTCTAAagtttctttaaatttcttcatttgtTCTTCCATTTGTTCTTTCCTTTCATCACgaattttcttcctttcttCGATCCTGGCCAACCTATCTTGTTCAATATTGAACTCTTTAGCCTTCTTCTGTCTCTCCAACTTACGTTTATGGAACCCGGTAAGATAATCTAATCTTGAATCCTTATCGAATGTAACTTCATCTGCACCAAATTTCTTCGATTGTTTTGTAGCATAATTTTTCCCCTTTGTAAGGATTTGTCTATTTGTTCGAATAGCCATTTTTCGAATGTGTACTTCTGTACCAACTGATTaactatataaatattttctaaagcaaagatattcaaaacCTTCTATATGATAGTAATGGCGCCTTGACTTGTTTTGTCCTGCCTTGTCTTGTTCTTTACAACAGCAGGAAACTGTATAATCTTTGCGATGAGCTGCTTATTCCAAGCTGTAcgtataataataattatagtaataataaatcatcacgaaaattatttaaatttttcaaattttttcaaaatatttttttttcttcgaGAAATTATCACCAAAAAGTATCCGTAAGCAGGGCCAGGGGTACCTATTAAGTAATCCTTTGAAAATCTTCCAGAATATCACAAAAGGTTCCCTTTAAAATCCAATCCTTTCTGTACGTATGTATAGGACAGCGCATCAACTTTTTTCATCTTGAACTTGAAATCATTCTATGCATgatgttttcttcaatatttatccaaatttgtttattagTGGTTTAATATAGACCTATCCTACTATTCTTCTCAGTTTTTAGATCAAGATTTATTGTCAAAGCAAAGGACAGTCTTTcataattttaaaagatgCCCCCTAAGAAACTACATACTTTGCATCCAAATGATACAGGCAATGATTCTGCTTTACTAGCTCTTTTCTACGGTGTTCCACCTGTAACAAGAActgttttattattattctccGTAGTCACATCCATTGTCGCGCTACAACTAATCCCAACTGGGTATTTAATTTACTCATGGTCAGACACATTCAAACATTTCCAACTGTGGAGAATTCTAACATCATCTCTAATCTTACCCTTACAAATAACAAACCTACTAATGGAACTATATAACTTCTACTCCCGTTCCATTGACCTAGAACAAAACCGTTTCCTAATCTCCAGTTCTACAAACCCATCCATAGACTATGCCTACTACATCGCAGTGTCCATGGTATCCATCGCGATTTCATCCTCCCTCGTTGTAGGGAGACAATACTCATTTGTCTTATCTTCCCCATTCACAACATGTATAACATGTACATGGGCAATAGATAACGCAAACAAGAAAATCCTATATTACGGAATAATCCCAGTATACGGGAAATACTTACCCCTAATCCAATTGGTTACATCATTCATATTTGATCAAAATGGATTTTATGTCTGTTTAACGGGACTCTCAACAAGTTATCTGTTCGCATGTTTGGATACAGGGTCATGGGGTCCCATTTGGGGGTGGCTAAGGGGTAAACAACCCAATTATGGGATAGCTCCTGCGGGGAAGTTTGGAGCTCCTGTTTGGtttattcatttatatCAAGCTTGCTTTGGGgaacaagaaatttatGGGGTTATGAGAAGTGACGGGTATGTTAAGAGGAACTCTAAGAAGAAGTCTACTTTTAAGTCTACTTTTGCTAGTTTGACTAAAGGAGGAGGACAAAGATTGGGGTCTCTTGACGAAACTCAAGGTAAGAAGGCAGAAAACAAGGATGTTACTAAGAAGGGTAAAGCTGGTGGAGTTAATAAGGTTGAAGCAGAAGCTACTACCAAATTAAAGAGATTATCTCCAACGGAGGAACGTGAAAAAAGAGTAGCAGCTTTATTGCAAAGAAGGAAATTGcaagaggaagaagaaaagaataaattagaaaaagaaCACCGAGGGACAGAAATTCTAGCAACGGCCGTTGAAACAActaataaagaagatgttCATTCCAccaaaaattcaaagaaagttccagaagaaaagaaatgattaattattgaagaaacaaaaatgatCATATTTATAACctcttgaataattttgtaCATAGCAATACAATACCCTTAAACTTGCTTCTGATATATGTTTGCCTTGTTAGCCTTTTTTACTTTAGCTGCCATTAAATTAAGTAAGCATGTATTTTTCCCCATTGGGTAAATATGTTTCTCCGAGCTTTTCCTCCACGCTGTGACATTATGAAACATACccataaaaaattatccTAGGTAGAATAGAAGACAATATAACGagagtatatatataggaTGAGACCAGGCTAAGACAGACCAAACCATTTCTGGTACTTCGAGTTTGTTTTAGTTTGACACTTAATACCTGCATtgtcaatttcttcaggCGTACCATACTTGACTATAGATCTCTTTGCTACCACTGCAAATTCCAAGAATGAGCTCTAATCTACGTAACAGAACAGATAAGCAGAATACAAAAACGAGGGAGGAAAGCGAAGATCTTCCTTCAATAATCAATGGTAAGCCATACCCAGACATTACACGTAATCCACTCCATGAAGTAACTCTTACATCTTTGTTCCTAGGTACGCTCATGGGGCTTTCAATTGGTTTACTTCCTGTTCTAACATTCAAAAGctttaatatatacattttttCGTTTGCccttttccatttcttaGAATTTTATGTCACAGCAAAATATAATCCAGGAAAAGTTCATTCTGATTCATTCATCTTAAAGAATGGGATTTCATATACATTGGCACATGCCCTTGGTGTCTTTGAATGTTTGATtgaatcatattttttccaagatttgaaatctacttcaaataaaacttttcaaaagtaCTT includes:
- the VMA8 gene encoding H(+)-transporting V1 sector ATPase subunit D (similar to Saccharomyces cerevisiae VMA8 (YEL051W); ancestral locus Anc_5.518), translated to MSGTREQVFPTRMTLGVMKTKLKGANQGYSLLKRKSEALTKRFRDITKRIDDAKQKMGRVMQTAAFSLAEVSYATGENIGYQVQESVLNARFKVRARQENVSGVYLPQFESFVDPEINDFKLTGLGRGGQQVQRAKEIYSKAVETLVELASLQTAFIILDEVIKVTNRRVNAIEHVIIPRTENTIAYINSELDELDREEFYRLKKVQEKKQKETARLDEEMKIKRLAEEEKAKNENLNEEGNEQEVKNESSPERETSALVEEHEEDVIF
- the NDAI0A04120 gene encoding putative aminopeptidase (similar to Saccharomyces cerevisiae YDR415C; ancestral locus Anc_5.517), whose product is MKLSSLLLSSLLVIPSVTAFPFEPIKVLQLGEDEIISVKESDKWSLLRRGIKFIDITKYHNKEAKLSLPFLNKKPSETVVPVYEYPTNVTHSKLVNSITSQIDKGSMHENLSKLTSFFTRYYKSETGFQSAQWLSTKINEIMSKLPEDKYSIEHIDHKDWKQFSIIVRIHGSETPESIVVMGSHQDSINLLLPSILPAPGADDNGSGTVTNLEALRLYVEHYLSEGNAPLNTIEFHFYSAEEGGLLGSLDVFTQYAALEKKVVAMLQQDMTGYVMDPEDEHVGVITDYTTPGLTDFIKLIIDSYLAIPYVETTCGYACSDHGSATKNGFPASFVIEGEFKKTNKYIHSTMDTLDRLSFNHMAEHVKIVVGSIIELGDWKFTTHV
- the ERD1 gene encoding Erd1p (similar to Saccharomyces cerevisiae ERD1 (YDR414C); ancestral locus Anc_5.515), whose protein sequence is MENKEITIQSVPFSTVLIPPPLRLNILLLSAIWLWFSILNFLSRYQVDVSSIVRIRDPHDMHIAPTHYQLQTNARNFATSLTKIILPLHLISSILYYIFSQQTEVSNNNVPFNLLIHSLPLVGLIIISTTIIRHVPIIKYCVKRLILIESKPRNLRTTYILLSDSLTSIAKPLIDFTLFTSLLISEPITHFDLFIASLPVLIRIFQCLREYYIAGNKSMLANAMKYCCNLPILICTWYSRVHDSKMIKKNYELTFLLINSSYSFFWDVRMDWLLDNIINGKLRRSKIVMPEFVYQVAIFIDFIIRYWWVWIRLYGGNSGYIFIFFDGELQYLEVLRRAIWVVFKLESEYVINLFPK
- the RRP17 gene encoding rRNA-processing protein RRP17 (similar to Saccharomyces cerevisiae YDR412W; ancestral locus Anc_5.514); this translates as MAIRTNRQILTKGKNYATKQSKKFGADEVTFDKDSRLDYLTGFHKRKLERQKKAKEFNIEQDRLARIEERKKIRDERKEQMEEQMKKFKETLEIQKEIEDDINNAKIGENSEKKKDIDSDSDESWNGFSDHNDDDDADNTKSEDSSSVKPILKGQITAVYSDDTTVEVESLEPNDNFEYIAKLNNVKLEQSEKVLKQSISRATKYAKFLGMNDDDATTDKDKSQKKKKQKKKFRYLTKNERRANQRKANANKYRKK
- the DFM1 gene encoding Dfm1p (similar to Saccharomyces cerevisiae DFM1 (YDR411C); ancestral locus Anc_5.513), with the protein product MPPKKLHTLHPNDTGNDSALLALFYGVPPVTRTVLLLFSVVTSIVALQLIPTGYLIYSWSDTFKHFQLWRILTSSLILPLQITNLLMELYNFYSRSIDLEQNRFLISSSTNPSIDYAYYIAVSMVSIAISSSLVVGRQYSFVLSSPFTTCITCTWAIDNANKKILYYGIIPVYGKYLPLIQLVTSFIFDQNGFYVCLTGLSTSYLFACLDTGSWGPIWGWLRGKQPNYGIAPAGKFGAPVWFIHLYQACFGEQEIYGVMRSDGYVKRNSKKKSTFKSTFASLTKGGGQRLGSLDETQGKKAENKDVTKKGKAGGVNKVEAEATTKLKRLSPTEEREKRVAALLQRRKLQEEEEKNKLEKEHRGTEILATAVETTNKEDVHSTKNSKKVPEEKK
- the STE14 gene encoding protein-S-isoprenylcysteine carboxyl O-methyltransferase (similar to Saccharomyces cerevisiae STE14 (YDR410C); ancestral locus Anc_5.510), whose product is MSSNLRNRTDKQNTKTREESEDLPSIINGKPYPDITRNPLHEVTLTSLFLGTLMGLSIGLLPVLTFKSFNIYIFSFALFHFLEFYVTAKYNPGKVHSDSFILKNGISYTLAHALGVFECLIESYFFQDLKSTSNKTFQKYLSIIGLFLVIMGQSIRFISMKTAGKSFSHLLKTEKEDDHTLVTDGIYSVFRHPSYLGFFWWAVGTQILLLNPISTCIFVYVLWNFFSKRIKIEEKYLIEFFGEDYVNYKKNVYTWIPFIN